The following are from one region of the Gossypium hirsutum isolate 1008001.06 chromosome D03, Gossypium_hirsutum_v2.1, whole genome shotgun sequence genome:
- the LOC107941241 gene encoding F-box/LRR-repeat protein At5g63520 encodes MGGFAAVNDDILQNILFRLPASSFASAACVSKSWNKVCDRVLTCPKLASALSLNPSLPDAVKEALDKVLSKPIRPQFAIASIGLQFSLEAAHQIITERLGSKVPVVTNAACGIIGRDAITNTMREVRWHMIPAEDGSVSQESEEFNRGIVLIVGYLPGLKVDAIPLLRPKMEHRVTMVDRFMMDIRNYTVSVSGSVIPAGVIMFGDQHIDLTPVLAELDCVMPEETVIVGEASSRFVCKTARNSEEYNPDLYFFDALALVFAKDKNKPPGIGETRFHATLSTGVMPFGPELKAISVTAKGTECSWLTASMNGYHQILDSQRLLDDISEEMDDEAADLYIGVIQKRPSSLEHEKMKLRTYLAFYEVLGGDEEYLVVDGVGIKPGDTFLFYHSDSATASSSCLNAFEKLKVLKPAASSSRNPYSNMDSNGGVFGGLLFSSHYRGETYFDSFPIYSNFPGTPLAGIVCNREIGRDSTAASMWQEAKEESPARCSLHVCTTVYLVFVYVPPARNLYIN; translated from the exons atgggTGGTTTTGCTGCTGTTAATGATGATATTCTTCAAAATATACTCTTCAGGTTGCCAGCTTCATCGTTCGCTTCAGCTGCCTGCGTTAGCAAATCCTGGAACAAAGTTTGCGACAGAGTTTTGACTTGTCCCAAGCTTGCCTCTGCACTGTCTCTCAACCCTTCTCTCCCT GATGCTGTGAAAGAGGCTCTTGACAAGGTTCTCTCCAAGCCAATTCGTCCTCAGTTTGCCATTGCCTCCATCGGGTTACAGTTCAGCTTGGAAGCTGCTCATCAAATT ATCACCGAAAGACTGGGCTCCAAAGTACCAGTAGTTACCAATGCTGCATGTGGAATCATTGGTAGAGATGCTATCACCAACACAATGAGAGAG GTTCGATGGCACATGATACCTGCAGAGGATGGTTCAGTTTCTCAAGAATCCGAAGAATTTAACCGAGGCATTGTCTTGATTGTTGGATATCTACCTGGACTGAAGGTTGATGCCATCCCTTTATTAAGACCAAAGATG GAGCATCGGGTTACCATGGTCGATAGATTTATGATGGATATAAGGAATTACACAGTTTCTGTTTCTGGCAGTGTTATTCCAGCTGGGGTGATAATGTTTGGA GATCAACACATTGACTTGACTCCTGTTCTTGCAGAGCTTG ACTGTGTTATGCCTGAAGAAACAGTGATTGTAGGGGAAGCAAGTAGCCGCTTCGTATGCAAAACTGCTCGTAATTCTGAAGAATACAATCCTGATCTATACTTTTTTGATGCTCTAGCTTTGGTATTTGCAAAGGATAAAAATAAGCCTCCTG GCATTGGAGAGACTCGATTCCATGCGACATTGTCAACAGGTGTAATGCCCTTCGGCCCTGAGCTCAAGGCAATATCTGTAACAGCTAAAGGCACAGAATGTTCATGGCTCACAGCCAGCATGAATGGGTACCATCAAATATTAGATAGCCAGAGGCTTTTGGATGATATCAGTGAAGAG ATGGATGATGAGGCCGCTGATTTATACATTGGGGTCATACAGAAAAGACCATCGTCCCTTGAGCACGAGAAAATGAAGCTACGAACATACTTGGCCTTCTATGAAGTTTTAGG AGGGGATGAAGAATATTTAGTGGTGGATGGTGTTGGCATAAAACCTGGAGACACATTCTTATTCTACCATTCGGACTCGGCCACTGCATCATCATCTTGCCTTAATGCCTTTGAAAAACTGAAAGTTCTGAAACCAGCAGCTTCAAGTTCCCGAAATCCCTACTCCAACATGGACAGCAATGGCGGAGTTTTCGGAGGGTTGCTTTTTTCATCCCATTACCGTGGAGAAACATACTTTGACAGCTTCCCAATCTACAGCAATTTCCCTGGTACACCATTAGCGGGCATTGTTTGTAATAGAGAGATCGGACGTGACTCCACAGCGGCTTCAATGTGGCAAGAAGCTAAAGAAGAAAGCCCAGCTCGTTGTTCCCTCCATGTTTGCACCACTGTCTATTTGGTGTTCGTATATGTTCCGCCAGCTCGAAATCTTTATATCAATTAG
- the LOC107941238 gene encoding uncharacterized protein, which translates to MNQRSHVSDEMDQSIQKNTLSVLYSLNHLMARLPLIVQSVRRKRIGLALTIWLQICTVASWFLLTLGVIHSLHAYRPRIRSYILDFYAKRNYVKRLVYATDETCIEQVRMNRITFF; encoded by the exons ATGAACCAGAG ATCACATGTTTCAGATGAGATGGATCAGAGTATTCAGAAGAATACG TTGAGCGTCTTGTATTCACTGAATCACt taatggctcgtctgcctttaatagtacaaagtgtgaggcgtaaaagaattggtcttgcattgacaatatggttgcaaATATGTACAGTTGCGAGTTGGTTCTTACTTACATTGGGTGTCATCCATAGCCTACAtgcttatagaccaaggattagatcctatattttagatttttatgcaaaacgaaattatgtgaaaagacttgtATATGCTACTGACGAGACCTgcattgaacaagttaggatgaatagaattacctttttttaa